A window of Leclercia adecarboxylata contains these coding sequences:
- the wecA gene encoding UDP-N-acetylglucosamine--undecaprenyl-phosphate N-acetylglucosaminephosphotransferase — MNLLTAVTELISIFLFTTCFLFLARKVAKRVGLVDKPNYRKRHQGLIPLVGGISVYAGICFTFSIADYYIPHAALYLACAGVLVLVGALDDRYDISVKFRAAVQAAIGVIMMVVGKLYLSSLGYIFGTWEMVLGPFGYFLTLFAVWAAINAFNMVDGIDGLLGGLSSVSFAAIGIILWFDGQYSLSMWCFAMIAAILPYICLNLGVLGRRYKVFMGDAGSTLIGFTVIWILLETTQGNTHPISPVTALWIIAIPLMDMVAIMYRRLRKGMSPFSPDRQHIHHLIMRAGFTSRQAFVLITLAAALLAGIGVAAEYAHFIPEWVMLVLFLLAFFLYGYCIKRAWKVARFIKRVKRRMRRNGNNPTLTK, encoded by the coding sequence GTGAATCTACTCACTGCGGTGACTGAGCTAATCAGTATTTTTCTTTTCACCACCTGCTTTTTATTCCTCGCCCGTAAAGTGGCGAAGAGAGTCGGACTGGTGGATAAGCCCAATTATCGTAAACGCCATCAAGGCTTGATTCCGCTGGTTGGCGGAATCTCTGTTTACGCGGGTATCTGCTTCACCTTCAGCATTGCGGATTATTATATTCCTCATGCGGCACTTTATCTGGCCTGTGCCGGTGTGCTGGTGCTGGTCGGAGCGCTGGACGACCGATACGACATCAGCGTCAAATTCCGCGCTGCGGTTCAGGCGGCGATCGGCGTCATCATGATGGTGGTGGGGAAGCTGTATCTCAGCAGCCTCGGCTACATCTTTGGCACCTGGGAGATGGTGCTGGGGCCATTCGGCTACTTCCTGACGCTGTTTGCCGTGTGGGCGGCGATTAACGCCTTTAACATGGTGGATGGCATTGATGGCCTGCTTGGCGGGCTCTCAAGCGTCTCGTTCGCGGCTATCGGTATCATCCTGTGGTTCGACGGCCAGTACAGTCTGTCGATGTGGTGCTTCGCGATGATCGCCGCCATTCTGCCTTATATCTGTCTTAACCTCGGCGTGCTGGGCCGTCGCTATAAGGTCTTTATGGGCGATGCCGGGAGTACGCTGATTGGTTTTACCGTTATCTGGATCCTGCTCGAAACCACCCAGGGTAATACACATCCTATCAGTCCGGTGACGGCGCTGTGGATTATTGCGATCCCGCTGATGGATATGGTGGCGATTATGTACCGCCGTCTGCGTAAAGGTATGAGCCCGTTCTCTCCGGACCGCCAGCATATTCACCACTTAATTATGCGCGCGGGCTTCACTTCACGTCAGGCATTTGTCCTCATTACGCTGGCCGCTGCGCTGTTAGCCGGAATTGGTGTTGCCGCAGAATATGCGCATTTCATTCCTGAATGGGTAATGTTGGTATTATTCTTGCTTGCATTTTTCCTGTACGGCTACTGTATTAAACGCGCATGGAAAGTCGCGCGCTTTATTAAACGCGTCAAACGCCGTATGCGTAGAAATGGTAATAACCCAACTTTAACTAAGTAA
- the wzzE gene encoding ECA polysaccharide chain length modulation protein encodes MTQPLAGAKSVVTENELDVRGLFRVLWAGKFWIAGIALGFALIALAYTFFARQEWSATAITDRPTVNMLGGFYSQQQFLRNLDVKANPASADQPSVMDESYKEFVMQLASWDTRRDFWNQTDYFKQRMVGNSKADAALLDELINNIQFMAGDPLRNINDSVKLIAETAPDANNLLRQYVAFASQRAASHLNDELKGAWAARTIQMKAQVKRQEEVAKAIFNRRVHNIEQALKIAEKSNISRSETDVPADELPDSEMFLLGRPMLQARLENLQAVGPDVDLDYDQNRAMLTTLNVGPTLDPRFQTYRYLRTPEEPVKRDSPRRAFLMIMWGIVGALIGAGVALTRRRKL; translated from the coding sequence ATGACTCAACCGTTGGCGGGAGCAAAATCGGTGGTAACTGAGAATGAGCTGGATGTTCGTGGCTTGTTCCGCGTGTTATGGGCGGGCAAGTTTTGGATTGCAGGCATTGCGCTGGGCTTTGCACTTATCGCTCTGGCGTATACCTTTTTCGCCAGACAGGAGTGGAGTGCGACGGCGATTACTGACCGCCCTACGGTAAACATGCTGGGTGGGTTCTACTCTCAGCAACAGTTTCTGCGCAACCTGGATGTGAAAGCGAATCCGGCCTCCGCTGACCAGCCTTCGGTGATGGATGAGTCCTACAAAGAGTTCGTTATGCAGCTCGCCTCCTGGGATACGCGCCGCGATTTCTGGAACCAGACCGACTATTTTAAACAGCGGATGGTCGGCAACAGCAAAGCGGATGCGGCCCTGCTGGATGAACTGATCAACAACATTCAGTTTATGGCGGGCGACCCGCTGCGCAACATCAACGACAGCGTCAAGCTGATCGCTGAAACCGCGCCGGATGCTAACAACCTGCTGCGTCAGTATGTTGCCTTCGCCAGCCAGCGTGCGGCGAGCCATCTTAATGATGAGCTGAAAGGTGCCTGGGCAGCGCGTACCATTCAGATGAAAGCACAGGTAAAACGTCAGGAAGAGGTCGCTAAAGCGATCTTTAATCGTCGGGTGCACAACATCGAGCAGGCGTTGAAGATTGCCGAAAAGAGCAATATCTCCCGCAGCGAAACCGACGTGCCTGCCGATGAACTGCCAGACTCTGAAATGTTCCTGCTGGGTCGTCCTATGCTCCAGGCACGCCTGGAGAATCTGCAGGCCGTTGGGCCAGATGTGGACCTCGATTACGACCAAAACCGCGCCATGCTCACGACCCTCAACGTAGGTCCGACACTGGACCCACGTTTTCAGACCTATCGTTATTTGCGTACACCTGAAGAACCTGTAAAACGCGATAGTCCACGTCGCGCATTCCTGATGATTATGTGGGGGATTGTGGGTGCTTTAATTGGCGCAGGCGTGGCATTAACGCGTCGTCGCAAACTGTAA
- the rhlB gene encoding ATP-dependent RNA helicase RhlB, which yields MSKTHLTEQKFSDFALHPKVIEALENKGFHNCTPIQALALPLTLAGRDVAGQAQTGTGKTMAFLTSTFHYLLSHPAIADRKVNQPRALIMAPTRELAVQIHADAEPLAQATGLKLGLAYGGDGYDKQLKVLESGVDILIGTTGRLIDYAKQNHINLGAIQVVVLDEADRMYDLGFIKDIRWLFRRMPAANQRLNMLFSATLSYRVRELAFEQMNNAEYVEVEPEQKTGHRIKEELFYPSNEEKMRLLQTLIEEEWPDRAIVFANTKHRCEDIWGHLAADGHRVGLLTGDVAQKKRLRILEEFTRGDLDILVATDVAARGLHIPAVTHVFNYDLPDDCEDYVHRIGRTGRAGASGHSISLACEEYALNLPAIETYIGHSIPQSKYNPEALLSELPPPKRLTRARSGNGPRRNSAPRNRRRSG from the coding sequence ATGAGCAAAACACATTTAACAGAACAGAAGTTTTCCGACTTCGCCCTGCACCCAAAAGTGATTGAAGCCCTTGAAAATAAAGGGTTTCATAACTGCACGCCCATTCAGGCTCTCGCTCTTCCGCTGACGCTGGCGGGCCGCGATGTTGCAGGGCAGGCGCAAACCGGTACCGGCAAAACGATGGCGTTTCTGACGTCAACGTTTCATTATTTACTTTCTCATCCGGCAATTGCTGACCGCAAAGTTAACCAACCGCGCGCGCTGATTATGGCACCGACGCGAGAACTGGCGGTACAGATCCACGCTGACGCAGAACCGCTGGCGCAAGCCACCGGCCTGAAGCTCGGCCTGGCCTACGGCGGTGACGGCTATGACAAACAGCTGAAAGTGCTGGAGAGCGGCGTCGATATTCTGATCGGCACCACTGGCCGTCTTATCGATTACGCGAAACAGAACCACATTAACCTCGGCGCGATCCAGGTTGTGGTGCTGGACGAAGCCGATCGCATGTACGATCTGGGCTTTATCAAAGACATCCGCTGGCTGTTCCGTCGTATGCCTGCTGCCAACCAGCGTCTGAACATGCTGTTCTCGGCAACGCTGTCCTACCGCGTCCGTGAACTGGCGTTCGAACAGATGAACAACGCCGAATACGTTGAAGTGGAACCGGAACAGAAAACCGGCCACCGTATTAAAGAAGAGCTCTTCTACCCTTCTAACGAAGAGAAAATGCGTTTACTGCAAACGCTGATTGAAGAAGAGTGGCCAGATCGCGCGATCGTTTTCGCCAACACCAAACACCGTTGTGAAGATATCTGGGGCCATCTGGCTGCGGATGGGCACCGTGTTGGTCTGTTGACGGGCGATGTCGCACAGAAAAAACGTCTGCGCATTCTTGAAGAGTTCACCCGTGGCGATCTGGATATTCTGGTTGCAACGGACGTCGCCGCGCGTGGTCTGCACATCCCGGCGGTAACACACGTCTTCAACTATGACCTGCCGGATGACTGCGAAGATTATGTTCACCGTATCGGTCGTACCGGTCGTGCGGGCGCCAGCGGTCACTCCATCAGCCTGGCCTGTGAAGAGTACGCGCTGAACCTGCCAGCGATTGAGACCTATATCGGGCACTCGATTCCGCAGAGCAAGTACAACCCGGAAGCGCTGTTAAGCGAACTTCCGCCACCGAAGCGCCTGACCCGTGCACGTTCCGGCAATGGCCCGCGCCGTAACAGCGCTCCGCGTAATCGTCGTCGTTCAGGCTAA
- the wecC gene encoding UDP-N-acetyl-D-mannosamine dehydrogenase: MSFTTISVIGLGYIGLPTAAAFASRQKQVVGVDINQHAVATINKGEIHIVEPDLDKVVKTAVEGGYLKATTTPVAADAYLIAVPTPFKGDHEPDMVYVEAAAKSIAPVLKKGALVILESTSPVGATEQMAEWLAEARPDLTFPQQAGEQADINVAYCPERVLPGQVMVELIKNDRVIGGMTPVCSARASELYNIFLKGECVVTNSRTAEMCKLTENSFRDVNIAFANELSLICADQGINVWELIRLANRHPRVNILQPGPGVGGHCIAVDPWFIVAQNPEQARLIRTAREVNDSKPHWVLNQVKATVADYLTQSGKRANEVTIACFGLAFKPNIDDLRESPAMEIAEMIAQWHSGETQVVEPNIHELPKKLAGHCTLTSIDDALASADVLVLLVDHSEFKAIRGEAVRQDYIVDTKGVWR, translated from the coding sequence ATGAGTTTTACTACCATTTCTGTCATTGGTCTTGGCTATATCGGGCTGCCAACGGCGGCGGCATTTGCCTCCCGTCAAAAACAGGTAGTGGGCGTTGATATCAACCAGCATGCGGTTGCGACCATCAACAAGGGTGAAATTCATATCGTTGAACCGGATCTCGACAAGGTAGTAAAGACCGCCGTTGAAGGGGGATACCTGAAGGCCACCACCACGCCGGTCGCCGCTGATGCCTACCTGATCGCCGTGCCGACGCCGTTTAAAGGCGATCACGAGCCGGATATGGTGTATGTCGAAGCGGCAGCGAAATCTATCGCGCCTGTACTGAAGAAAGGCGCGCTGGTTATCCTCGAATCCACTTCACCGGTGGGCGCCACCGAGCAGATGGCCGAGTGGCTGGCAGAGGCGCGCCCGGATCTGACCTTCCCGCAGCAGGCAGGCGAGCAGGCCGATATTAACGTCGCCTACTGTCCGGAGCGCGTGCTTCCGGGGCAGGTGATGGTCGAACTGATTAAAAACGATCGTGTTATCGGCGGGATGACCCCGGTCTGTTCCGCCCGCGCCAGTGAACTGTACAACATCTTCCTTAAGGGCGAGTGTGTAGTGACCAACTCGCGCACCGCCGAGATGTGCAAACTGACCGAAAACAGCTTCCGCGACGTGAACATCGCGTTTGCCAATGAACTGTCGCTCATCTGTGCCGATCAGGGGATTAACGTCTGGGAACTGATTCGCCTCGCAAACCGTCACCCGCGCGTCAATATTCTGCAACCCGGGCCGGGCGTGGGCGGTCACTGTATCGCGGTCGACCCGTGGTTTATCGTGGCGCAAAACCCCGAGCAGGCGCGTCTCATCCGTACCGCCCGCGAAGTGAACGACAGCAAACCCCACTGGGTGCTGAATCAGGTGAAAGCCACCGTGGCAGATTACCTGACCCAGAGCGGCAAGCGGGCCAACGAAGTGACCATCGCCTGTTTCGGTCTGGCCTTTAAGCCGAACATTGACGATCTGCGTGAAAGCCCGGCGATGGAAATTGCCGAAATGATTGCCCAATGGCACAGCGGCGAAACCCAGGTAGTTGAACCCAATATCCATGAGCTGCCGAAAAAGCTGGCCGGCCACTGTACCCTGACAAGCATTGATGATGCGCTGGCCTCCGCCGATGTGCTGGTGCTGCTGGTGGATCACAGCGAGTTTAAGGCGATCAGGGGTGAGGCTGTGCGTCAGGATTATATCGTTGATACCAAAGGGGTATGGCGTTGA
- the trxA gene encoding thioredoxin TrxA, translated as MSDKIIHLTDDSFDTDVLKADGLILVDFWAEWCGPCKMIAPILDEIADEYQGKLTVAKLNIDQNPGTAPKYGIRGIPTLLLFKNGEVAATKVGALSKGQLKEFLDANLA; from the coding sequence ATGAGCGATAAAATTATTCACCTGACTGACGACAGTTTTGACACGGACGTACTTAAAGCTGACGGGCTGATCCTCGTCGATTTCTGGGCTGAATGGTGTGGTCCTTGCAAAATGATCGCCCCGATTCTGGATGAGATCGCCGACGAATATCAGGGCAAACTGACCGTAGCTAAACTGAACATCGACCAGAACCCGGGCACCGCGCCAAAATATGGCATCCGCGGCATCCCGACTCTGCTGCTGTTTAAAAACGGTGAAGTGGCAGCGACCAAAGTGGGCGCACTGTCCAAAGGTCAGCTGAAAGAGTTCCTGGACGCCAACCTGGCGTAA
- the wecB gene encoding non-hydrolyzing UDP-N-acetylglucosamine 2-epimerase, translated as MKVLTVFGTRPEAIKMAPLVHALANDPHFEAKVCVTAQHREMLDQVLKLFSIVPDYDLNIMKPGQGLTEITCRILEGLKPILESFRPDVVLVHGDTTTTIATSLAAFYQRIPVGHVEAGLRTGDLSSPWPEEANRTLTGHLAMYHFAPTENSRQNLLRENVNDQHIFVTGNTVIDALIWVRDRVLANESLRGHLAEQYPFLANGKKMILVTGHRRESFGQGFEQICHALAEIAAQNEDVQIVYPVHLNPNVSEPVNRILGHVKNVILIEPQDYLPFVWLMNHAWLILTDSGGIQEEAPSLGKPVLVMRETTERPEAVKAGTVRLVGTDSRTIVEEVTRLLHNNEEYQAMSRAHNPYGDGQACDRILFALKHNRVSL; from the coding sequence GTGAAAGTACTTACCGTCTTTGGTACAAGGCCGGAAGCCATCAAGATGGCGCCTCTGGTTCATGCGCTTGCAAACGACCCTCATTTTGAGGCGAAAGTTTGTGTTACCGCGCAGCATCGGGAGATGCTGGATCAGGTCCTTAAACTCTTTTCCATTGTTCCCGACTACGACCTCAATATTATGAAGCCGGGGCAAGGGTTAACCGAAATCACCTGCCGTATTCTGGAAGGGTTAAAACCTATTCTGGAGTCGTTCAGGCCGGATGTCGTGCTGGTACATGGCGATACCACTACCACTATTGCCACCAGTCTGGCAGCGTTCTATCAACGTATTCCGGTTGGGCATGTCGAAGCTGGCTTACGTACCGGGGATCTCTCCTCTCCGTGGCCTGAAGAGGCGAACCGGACCCTGACCGGCCATCTGGCGATGTATCACTTTGCGCCGACCGAGAATTCCCGTCAGAACCTGCTGCGTGAGAACGTCAATGACCAGCATATTTTTGTCACCGGCAACACGGTGATCGACGCGCTTATCTGGGTGCGCGACCGGGTGCTGGCGAATGAGAGCCTGCGTGGACATCTGGCGGAACAGTACCCCTTCCTCGCCAACGGTAAAAAGATGATTCTGGTCACTGGCCACCGGCGGGAAAGCTTTGGTCAGGGCTTCGAGCAAATCTGTCATGCGCTGGCCGAAATCGCCGCGCAGAACGAAGATGTGCAGATCGTCTATCCGGTGCATCTGAATCCTAACGTCAGCGAGCCGGTTAATCGCATCCTGGGGCATGTCAAAAACGTCATACTGATTGAGCCGCAGGACTATCTGCCCTTCGTCTGGCTGATGAACCATGCCTGGCTGATCCTGACGGATTCAGGCGGCATTCAGGAAGAAGCGCCTTCACTGGGCAAACCGGTGCTGGTGATGCGTGAAACCACCGAACGTCCTGAAGCGGTTAAAGCAGGAACGGTAAGGCTGGTGGGGACCGATTCGCGAACCATCGTCGAAGAGGTGACGCGCCTGCTGCACAACAATGAAGAGTATCAGGCCATGAGCCGGGCCCATAATCCGTATGGTGATGGGCAGGCCTGTGACCGTATTTTGTTCGCACTCAAACACAATCGGGTATCGCTATGA
- the gppA gene encoding guanosine-5'-triphosphate,3'-diphosphate diphosphatase, producing the protein MLRSTSLYAAIDLGSNSFHMLVVREVAGSVQTLTRIKRKVRLAAGLSADNQLSPEAMERGWQCLRLFAERLQDIPPQQIRVVATATLRLAVNAGEFIATAQQILGCPIQVISGEEEARLIYQGVAHTTGGDERRLVVDIGGASTELVTGNGAQATSLNSLSMGCVTWLERYFTDRNLAQENFDDAEKAAREVLRPVADELRYHGWKVCVGASGTVQALQEIMMAQGMDERITLAKLQQLKQRAILCGRLEELEIEGLTLERALVFPSGLAILIAIFTELNIQCMTLAGGALREGLVYGMLHLAVDQDIRHHTLRNIQRRFMVDIDQAHRVANLAEHFLDMVDNEWHIEPICRELLISACQLHEIGLSVDFRQAPLHAAYLVRNLDLPGFTPAQKKLLATLLLNQTNPVDLSSLHQQNAVPPRVAEHLCRLLRLAILFASRRRDDLLPAITLMAEGEKLTLSLPENWLDTHPLGAEMLVQECQWQSYVHWMLEVH; encoded by the coding sequence ATGCTCCGGTCTACCTCGCTTTATGCAGCTATTGATTTAGGTTCAAATAGTTTTCATATGCTGGTTGTACGCGAGGTAGCGGGAAGTGTACAAACGCTGACGCGAATTAAACGCAAGGTCCGTCTCGCGGCGGGCCTGAGTGCTGATAATCAGCTTTCGCCAGAGGCCATGGAGCGCGGCTGGCAATGCCTGCGCCTGTTTGCCGAACGTCTGCAGGATATCCCTCCTCAGCAAATCCGCGTTGTCGCCACCGCAACCCTGCGTCTGGCGGTAAATGCCGGTGAGTTTATTGCTACTGCCCAGCAAATCCTCGGTTGCCCGATACAGGTGATCAGCGGTGAAGAAGAAGCCCGCCTGATTTATCAGGGTGTGGCGCATACTACGGGCGGTGATGAGCGTCGCCTGGTGGTGGATATCGGTGGTGCAAGCACGGAACTGGTTACCGGGAATGGCGCCCAGGCGACCTCCCTGAACAGCCTGTCCATGGGGTGCGTCACCTGGCTTGAACGCTACTTCACCGATCGCAATCTGGCACAGGAAAACTTCGATGACGCGGAAAAAGCCGCTCGCGAAGTTCTGCGTCCGGTGGCGGATGAACTTCGTTATCATGGCTGGAAAGTCTGCGTAGGCGCTTCGGGCACCGTTCAGGCGTTGCAGGAAATCATGATGGCGCAGGGGATGGATGAGCGCATCACGCTGGCCAAACTTCAGCAGTTAAAACAGCGCGCAATCCTTTGTGGCCGCCTGGAAGAGCTGGAAATTGAAGGCCTCACCCTTGAGCGCGCGCTGGTATTCCCAAGCGGGCTGGCGATCCTGATTGCCATTTTCACCGAGCTGAACATTCAGTGCATGACACTCGCGGGCGGTGCGCTGCGTGAAGGTCTGGTTTACGGCATGCTGCATCTGGCGGTCGACCAGGATATTCGCCATCATACCCTGCGCAACATTCAGCGTCGGTTCATGGTCGATATTGATCAGGCTCACCGGGTTGCAAATCTTGCTGAACATTTCCTCGATATGGTCGATAACGAGTGGCATATTGAGCCGATTTGTCGCGAATTACTGATTAGCGCCTGCCAGCTGCATGAAATTGGCCTGAGCGTCGATTTCAGGCAAGCACCGCTGCACGCGGCCTATCTGGTTCGCAATCTCGATTTGCCGGGTTTTACCCCCGCGCAAAAGAAACTCCTTGCCACGCTGCTGTTAAACCAGACCAACCCTGTCGATCTCTCTTCGCTCCACCAGCAAAACGCGGTTCCCCCGCGCGTCGCCGAACATCTTTGTCGCCTGCTGCGTCTGGCGATCCTGTTTGCCAGCCGTCGCCGGGATGATCTACTGCCGGCCATCACGCTGATGGCGGAAGGTGAAAAGCTGACGCTAAGCTTGCCGGAAAACTGGCTGGATACGCATCCGCTGGGCGCCGAAATGCTCGTACAGGAGTGCCAGTGGCAGAGCTACGTGCACTGGATGCTTGAAGTCCACTAA
- the rho gene encoding transcription termination factor Rho — MNLTELKNTPVSELITLGENMGLENQARMRKQDIIFAILKQHAKSGEDIFGDGVLEILQDGFGFLRSADSSYLAGPDDIYVSPSQIRRFNLRTGDTISGKIRPPKEGERYFALLKVNEVNYDKPENSRNKILFENLTPLHANSRLRMERGNGSTEDLTARVLDLASPIGRGQRGLIVAPPKAGKTMLLQNIAQSIAYNHPDCVLMVLLIDERPEEVTEMQRLVKGEVVASTFDEPASRHVQVAEMVIEKAKRLVEHKKDVIILLDSITRLARAYNTVVPASGKVLTGGVDANALHRPKRFFGAARNVEEGGSLTIIATALIDTGSKMDEVIYEEFKGTGNMELHLSRKIAEKRVFPAIDYNRSGTRKEELLTTQEELQKMWILRKIIHPMGEIDAMEFLINKLAMTKTNDDFFDMMKRS, encoded by the coding sequence ATGAATCTTACCGAATTAAAGAATACGCCGGTTTCTGAGCTGATCACTCTCGGCGAAAATATGGGACTGGAAAACCAGGCCCGTATGCGCAAGCAGGACATCATTTTTGCCATCCTGAAGCAGCACGCGAAGAGTGGCGAAGATATCTTTGGCGACGGTGTGCTGGAGATATTGCAGGACGGATTTGGTTTCCTCCGCTCTGCAGACAGCTCCTACCTCGCCGGTCCTGATGATATCTACGTTTCCCCCAGCCAAATCCGCCGTTTCAACCTCCGCACTGGTGACACCATTTCAGGTAAGATTCGTCCTCCTAAAGAGGGTGAACGCTACTTTGCGCTGTTGAAAGTTAACGAAGTTAACTACGACAAACCAGAAAACTCGCGCAATAAGATCCTGTTTGAAAACTTAACGCCGCTGCACGCGAACTCTCGCCTGCGCATGGAGCGTGGTAACGGTTCTACCGAAGACCTGACCGCTCGCGTTCTGGATCTGGCTTCTCCGATTGGTCGTGGCCAGCGTGGCCTGATTGTTGCGCCGCCAAAAGCGGGTAAAACCATGCTGCTGCAGAACATCGCGCAGAGCATCGCTTACAACCATCCAGACTGCGTGCTGATGGTGCTGCTGATTGACGAACGTCCGGAAGAAGTAACCGAGATGCAGCGTCTGGTGAAAGGTGAAGTGGTTGCGTCTACCTTTGACGAACCAGCATCCCGTCACGTTCAGGTCGCTGAAATGGTTATCGAGAAGGCGAAGCGTCTGGTTGAGCATAAAAAAGACGTTATTATTCTGCTCGACTCCATTACCCGTCTGGCTCGTGCCTACAACACCGTGGTTCCGGCTTCCGGTAAAGTACTGACCGGTGGTGTGGATGCCAACGCCCTGCATCGTCCGAAGCGTTTCTTCGGTGCTGCACGTAACGTGGAAGAGGGCGGTAGCCTGACCATCATCGCAACCGCGCTGATCGACACCGGCTCGAAGATGGATGAAGTGATTTACGAAGAGTTTAAAGGTACAGGCAACATGGAACTGCACCTCTCACGTAAAATCGCTGAAAAACGCGTCTTCCCGGCTATCGACTACAACCGTTCCGGTACCCGTAAAGAAGAGCTGCTCACCACTCAGGAAGAGCTGCAGAAAATGTGGATCCTGCGCAAAATTATCCATCCAATGGGTGAAATCGACGCTATGGAATTCCTCATTAATAAGCTGGCGATGACCAAAACTAACGATGATTTCTTCGATATGATGAAACGCTCGTAA